The Natronospira bacteriovora genome has a window encoding:
- a CDS encoding TolB family protein, whose amino-acid sequence MKVFVNGRWLLFLLLWPGMVLAAPPSADWQTLETERFRVHFPGELESWARKAAARAEAVADEVHEWVGFTPDSPVDVIIADPFNQPNGMALPLTGRARMLLFTTPPAADSVIGNYSDWPELLLIHEHVHLAHLSRPVRRSFDRFRGQLWLPAAVMPLMQSPMWVIEGYATWLEGELTGSGRPNSDLRASLIRQWAREGRLPNYGQLSGTLGQDWDSRLRAYLVGSAYFEWLAERESPQAFRDVWARQTAHTRRDFNEAFGGVFGASPAELYQRFMAETVHAALRAESVFADREVRGELWQAFGHRLGAPAVSPAGDRVAVVEYSNNEPAGLRVYRLDDNAERFEKWREAEEKKVEKDPDDVMAVRPRSLPREALHSLPAPEGRDVHDPRWIDENSILFTRLSTDAHGFASSDLFRWHLDRNRVERITEGGRLHRADPAPDGRWAVAVRYRHGYSELVRVDLADGRIQSLSEASTNLVHDQPRIHPDGQVVAYLSHAAGHWSLRLKDLNSGEEALALDAGPSSFLAQPAWSADGVLYFSRGRFGYIGVDRWQEGMADSQPVTVSVQAALAPQPIPGTDALLYLQPGPSGHDLMRVENGSDIRPGWPLESMETASPIGRQPVPLQLRAPDPSDAPARSYGRGPQFATGLMSGRWTRSETALDLGVKGGDLIGRTDWLAAASLSSRESENGALLAGSWRGWPIDLTAAAFHQVSDPSQQRDAADTEAMRQRQTGLLMGLEADRRAGRFRNGVSAGLALSEVSLAGDDYRRDWSWLQAGSQWQRQRGSRRSQAGLGLSAVEGRTEGESWSLRRGHFSLAAGRQGMAGLALSQVSLDDAGNSGERLVLGGQPGLTSTARTQPERIFEPAVPLGLLIGQEYEGQSFFLRNRSNTARLFYRRHRMGEESADEGDWLVLRGFEIGGGLTDTRLPLPELRGVRLEAGVALIQDNPLPDRTRAWVNLRYEW is encoded by the coding sequence TTGAAGGTGTTCGTAAACGGCCGCTGGTTGCTGTTCCTGCTGCTATGGCCGGGCATGGTGTTGGCGGCGCCGCCATCGGCTGACTGGCAGACCCTTGAGACGGAGCGCTTCCGTGTGCATTTCCCCGGCGAACTGGAAAGCTGGGCCCGTAAGGCTGCGGCTCGGGCCGAAGCCGTGGCTGATGAAGTGCATGAATGGGTCGGATTCACCCCGGACAGCCCGGTGGATGTGATCATTGCCGACCCCTTCAATCAGCCCAATGGCATGGCCCTGCCTCTGACGGGGCGCGCCCGCATGTTGCTGTTTACAACACCACCGGCCGCGGATTCCGTGATCGGTAATTACAGCGACTGGCCGGAACTGCTGCTGATTCACGAGCACGTTCATCTGGCCCATCTCAGTCGTCCCGTGCGGCGGTCCTTTGACCGGTTTCGCGGGCAGTTGTGGCTTCCGGCCGCGGTGATGCCACTGATGCAGTCTCCCATGTGGGTGATCGAAGGCTATGCCACCTGGCTCGAGGGTGAACTGACCGGCAGCGGGCGGCCCAACAGCGACCTGCGGGCTTCGCTCATTCGCCAATGGGCACGTGAGGGCCGTCTGCCCAACTATGGGCAGTTGAGCGGTACCCTGGGTCAGGACTGGGATTCCCGCCTGCGCGCCTATCTGGTGGGTTCCGCTTACTTCGAGTGGCTGGCCGAGCGGGAAAGCCCCCAGGCATTTCGTGATGTCTGGGCCCGACAGACGGCCCATACCCGGCGGGATTTCAATGAGGCCTTTGGCGGTGTGTTCGGTGCCTCACCCGCCGAGCTGTACCAGCGCTTCATGGCAGAAACCGTTCATGCGGCCCTCAGGGCCGAGTCGGTGTTCGCGGACAGGGAAGTGCGCGGTGAGCTCTGGCAGGCATTCGGGCACCGCCTGGGCGCACCCGCCGTCTCGCCCGCGGGCGACCGGGTGGCCGTGGTGGAGTATTCGAACAACGAGCCGGCCGGGCTGCGAGTCTATCGACTGGATGACAATGCGGAACGCTTCGAGAAGTGGCGGGAAGCCGAAGAGAAGAAGGTGGAGAAGGATCCGGACGATGTCATGGCGGTTCGTCCCCGTTCACTGCCGCGCGAGGCACTGCACAGCCTGCCGGCACCGGAAGGCCGTGATGTGCATGACCCGCGCTGGATCGACGAGAACAGCATTCTCTTCACTCGACTCAGCACCGATGCGCACGGCTTTGCCAGCTCCGATCTGTTTCGCTGGCATCTGGACAGGAACCGGGTGGAGCGAATCACAGAGGGCGGGCGATTACATCGTGCCGACCCGGCTCCGGACGGCCGCTGGGCGGTGGCCGTGCGCTATCGTCATGGCTACTCGGAACTGGTTCGGGTGGATCTTGCCGACGGTCGCATCCAGTCCCTTTCGGAAGCCTCAACCAATTTGGTGCATGATCAGCCGCGCATCCATCCTGATGGCCAGGTCGTCGCCTATCTGTCGCATGCTGCGGGCCACTGGTCCCTGCGCCTGAAGGATTTGAACAGCGGTGAGGAGGCGTTGGCCCTGGATGCCGGGCCGTCGAGCTTCCTTGCCCAACCGGCCTGGTCAGCGGATGGCGTCCTGTATTTCAGTCGTGGCCGATTCGGTTATATCGGCGTGGATCGCTGGCAGGAAGGCATGGCCGACAGTCAGCCGGTGACGGTATCCGTCCAGGCCGCCCTGGCCCCCCAGCCGATACCGGGTACGGATGCCTTGCTTTATCTGCAGCCCGGTCCCTCCGGCCACGATCTGATGCGGGTGGAAAACGGCAGCGATATCCGGCCCGGGTGGCCACTGGAAAGTATGGAGACGGCCTCACCCATTGGCCGCCAGCCGGTGCCCCTCCAGTTGCGCGCCCCCGATCCCAGTGACGCACCCGCCCGTTCATACGGCCGTGGCCCGCAATTTGCGACCGGCCTGATGTCGGGGCGCTGGACCCGTTCGGAAACGGCCCTGGATCTTGGCGTGAAGGGGGGCGACCTGATCGGGCGTACGGACTGGCTGGCTGCCGCATCGCTGTCATCTCGGGAGAGCGAAAATGGGGCCTTGCTGGCCGGCAGCTGGCGAGGTTGGCCGATCGACCTTACGGCGGCGGCATTTCACCAGGTCAGTGACCCGTCGCAGCAGCGGGATGCCGCGGACACCGAGGCGATGCGCCAGCGACAGACCGGCCTGCTGATGGGGCTGGAAGCCGATCGCCGTGCCGGGCGTTTCCGCAATGGTGTGTCCGCTGGTCTGGCCCTGAGCGAGGTGAGCCTGGCGGGCGACGACTACCGGCGTGACTGGTCCTGGCTGCAGGCCGGCAGCCAATGGCAGCGTCAGCGTGGCTCGCGCCGCAGCCAGGCCGGACTGGGCCTGAGTGCGGTCGAAGGCCGCACGGAAGGGGAGAGCTGGTCGCTTCGCCGGGGCCACTTCAGCCTTGCCGCGGGAAGACAGGGGATGGCGGGCCTTGCCCTGTCTCAGGTCAGCCTGGATGACGCCGGCAACAGTGGGGAACGGCTGGTTCTCGGTGGCCAGCCCGGCCTGACCAGTACCGCCCGAACCCAGCCGGAGAGAATCTTCGAGCCCGCCGTTCCGCTCGGATTGCTGATCGGGCAGGAGTACGAGGGTCAATCCTTCTTCCTGCGCAACCGCAGCAACACCGCGCGGCTCTTCTATCGGCGCCACCGCATGGGCGAGGAGAGCGCCGATGAAGGCGACTGGCTGGTTCTGCGGGGTTTCGAGATTGGCGGTGGCCTGACGGATACCCGCCTGCCCCTGCCCGAACTCAGGGGTGTGCGCCTGGAGGCCGGAGTCGCA
- a CDS encoding alpha/beta fold hydrolase: MRFRAYIVCVIAILHAPGLAASAFPGLKSTTLAESVFNARVAVHHGGAGEGAPVVLVHGIGTEASEVWTDLVAALREEHPLIVLDLPGFGASPGSGELYSPDNYASVLHEVIQAFAGEPVRLVGHSLGGAIAIRYAARYPEQVESLHLISVAGILHRAAYAAFLARVGDAEGRVDGSGGPDNPVDRAVSSAIRKFVRRTPDSNRMLESSFFRRAVLGGNAETIAGMALVATDFGPSLDQVRAPTRIYWGEADRTAPLRTGEILKARLPLASLTVFPDAGHAPMLEMPGRFNDTLIAGLSGQRAGQASAMPDEIGEASAHCRDERGFRLSGAFKQVVIENCPDALLTDIAVARLEIRDSRARLRNIRLKGSGEGEQAALTVRNSELLVTGGRFSGAWLIDTERSVIDMAGTVLEPTELAVRNTGSDASEILFSVTTLLRGEERRYLHEVMAFEQGDRL; the protein is encoded by the coding sequence ATGCGGTTTCGGGCATACATTGTCTGCGTGATTGCCATCCTGCATGCGCCCGGCCTGGCGGCCTCCGCCTTTCCCGGCCTGAAATCGACGACCCTGGCTGAATCCGTCTTCAATGCCCGGGTCGCCGTTCACCATGGTGGCGCCGGGGAGGGGGCACCGGTGGTGCTGGTGCATGGTATCGGTACCGAGGCCTCGGAGGTGTGGACGGACCTGGTTGCCGCACTGCGTGAGGAGCATCCACTCATCGTGCTGGATCTGCCCGGCTTCGGGGCTTCGCCCGGTTCGGGCGAGCTCTACAGCCCCGACAACTACGCCAGTGTGTTGCACGAAGTGATCCAGGCCTTTGCCGGGGAGCCCGTCAGGCTGGTGGGCCACTCCCTGGGGGGCGCCATTGCCATTCGATATGCCGCCCGTTATCCGGAGCAAGTGGAGTCCCTGCATCTGATCAGCGTGGCCGGGATTCTGCACCGTGCGGCCTATGCCGCCTTCCTCGCCCGCGTGGGTGATGCGGAAGGACGGGTGGACGGCAGCGGGGGGCCCGACAACCCGGTGGATCGGGCTGTTTCCTCGGCCATCCGCAAGTTCGTTCGTCGCACACCGGACAGCAATCGCATGCTGGAAAGCAGTTTCTTCCGGCGTGCCGTGCTGGGTGGCAATGCGGAAACCATTGCCGGCATGGCCCTGGTGGCGACGGATTTCGGCCCCAGTCTGGATCAGGTGCGGGCGCCCACCCGCATCTATTGGGGTGAAGCGGATCGTACCGCCCCGCTGCGGACCGGCGAGATTCTCAAGGCGCGCCTGCCACTGGCCAGCCTGACGGTGTTCCCCGATGCCGGCCACGCGCCCATGCTGGAAATGCCAGGGCGATTCAATGACACCCTGATTGCCGGGCTGTCCGGTCAGCGGGCGGGGCAGGCGTCGGCCATGCCGGATGAGATCGGCGAGGCCAGCGCGCACTGCAGGGATGAGCGTGGCTTCCGTCTCAGTGGTGCCTTCAAGCAAGTGGTCATCGAAAATTGCCCGGATGCACTGCTCACGGATATAGCCGTGGCCCGGCTCGAGATACGGGACTCCAGGGCCCGTCTGCGCAACATTCGCCTGAAAGGGAGCGGGGAAGGGGAGCAGGCGGCACTCACGGTACGTAACAGCGAGCTCCTCGTGACCGGTGGCCGCTTTTCCGGTGCCTGGCTGATCGACACCGAGCGCAGCGTTATCGACATGGCCGGTACGGTACTAGAGCCCACGGAACTGGCTGTGCGCAATACCGGGTCCGATGCCAGCGAAATACTCTTTTCGGTGACCACCCTGCTCAGGGGGGAAGAACGCCGTTATCTCCACGAAGTGATGGCTTTTGAACAGGGGGATCGTCTTTGA
- a CDS encoding OmpP1/FadL family transporter, whose protein sequence is MLSRDIDDRPVSSGMCRKLPLRWCLSLLLTGSLVAPVVSADEFHYRDVLIGNRASAMGGAYTAISDDPSGLYYNPAGIVHADQLNLSGSVNAWHSTRVVYKDVLGEGQDWQRESGTLIPNFFGITQPIGPGVFGFSYVVTDAIQEDQDQTFTQLPNRDRFTINLNNNQWVYKLGPSYAIRVNEQLSVGASFYFHFRDQEEINNQLIVVDAGTGPGAGDSDIEWRYLQTQNDEWGIKPVIGVMWEPHDRLAIGSSIRWTNVLGAENYIQFTCHGSSLSESTLCPEGDIDYVEARDNIRRDHPWEWRVGAAWFHSPRLVISGDFSYHSAFHDAVRGANGREVEATWNAAMGVEYYLRNDLALRGGLFTNNANTPSEVVQYDHVNMLGFSASVARFTRNSSLDLGFSYAAGRGQGQVLPVDRDPQTVEASSLTVFLSSSYTF, encoded by the coding sequence GTGCTATCGAGGGATATCGACGACAGGCCCGTTTCCAGCGGCATGTGCCGTAAGCTGCCGTTGCGGTGGTGTCTGTCGCTACTGCTGACGGGGTCACTGGTGGCACCGGTGGTCAGCGCGGATGAATTTCATTACCGGGATGTGCTGATCGGCAACCGGGCATCGGCCATGGGCGGTGCCTATACGGCCATCTCGGACGATCCCTCCGGGCTGTATTACAACCCGGCCGGCATCGTGCACGCCGACCAGTTGAACCTGTCCGGCAGCGTCAATGCCTGGCACAGCACCCGCGTGGTCTACAAGGATGTGCTGGGTGAGGGGCAGGACTGGCAACGTGAATCCGGCACGCTGATTCCGAACTTTTTCGGCATCACCCAGCCCATCGGGCCGGGCGTGTTCGGCTTTTCCTATGTGGTCACCGATGCCATCCAGGAGGATCAGGACCAGACCTTCACCCAGCTTCCCAATCGTGATCGCTTCACCATCAATCTCAATAACAACCAGTGGGTGTACAAGCTTGGGCCTTCCTATGCCATTCGGGTCAATGAACAGCTTTCCGTGGGTGCCAGCTTCTATTTCCATTTCCGTGACCAGGAAGAGATCAATAACCAGCTGATCGTGGTGGATGCCGGCACCGGGCCGGGTGCCGGTGACAGTGATATCGAGTGGCGCTACCTGCAGACCCAGAATGATGAATGGGGTATCAAGCCGGTCATCGGCGTGATGTGGGAACCCCATGATCGTCTCGCCATCGGCAGCAGCATCCGCTGGACCAACGTTCTGGGGGCGGAAAACTACATCCAGTTCACCTGCCACGGCTCCTCCCTCTCTGAAAGTACCCTTTGCCCGGAAGGCGATATCGACTATGTGGAGGCACGTGACAACATTCGCCGGGATCATCCCTGGGAATGGCGTGTCGGTGCGGCCTGGTTTCACAGCCCGCGCCTGGTGATCAGTGGTGACTTCAGCTACCACAGCGCCTTTCATGATGCTGTCCGTGGTGCCAATGGCCGGGAAGTGGAGGCAACCTGGAACGCGGCCATGGGGGTTGAGTATTACCTGCGCAATGACCTGGCCTTGCGGGGTGGCCTGTTTACCAACAATGCCAACACGCCCAGCGAGGTGGTGCAATACGATCATGTCAACATGCTGGGCTTCAGTGCCAGCGTTGCCCGCTTCACGCGTAACTCCTCGCTGGATCTGGGCTTCAGTTATGCCGCTGGCCGTGGTCAGGGCCAGGTATTGCCGGTGGATCGGGATCCGCAGACGGTGGAGGCCAGCAGCCTGACCGTCTTCCTGTCCAGTTCCTACACGTTCTGA
- a CDS encoding M48 family metalloprotease — MRPLATIIAAVAGLALSTTLLASDPHPRQRLHQIQPVAEAEANERAEIRVGREVAARILARHALHPDDELQRYVNRVGVALALHGTRPDLDFHFGVIESGQVNAYAAPGGYIFITSEALALMEDEAELAAVLAHEIAHVDRRHIVEALGIRAPESSPMAGLTRFFGGATEVAQVFFSQAVDQVLSVLFEEGLRHEDEFEADRDGVLLAARAGYDPGGLGRFLQRLSESADRRAVDEVADTHPATSERLKRLTALQDEENLSAIEGYRRQARFQRHVP, encoded by the coding sequence ATGAGGCCATTGGCAACCATCATTGCCGCTGTCGCCGGGCTGGCCCTGTCCACGACCCTGCTGGCCAGCGATCCCCACCCTCGCCAGCGCCTGCACCAGATCCAGCCGGTGGCCGAAGCGGAAGCCAACGAGCGTGCCGAAATCCGGGTCGGCCGTGAAGTGGCGGCGCGAATTCTGGCGCGACACGCGCTGCATCCCGACGATGAGCTGCAGCGTTACGTCAATCGCGTCGGCGTGGCCCTGGCCCTGCACGGTACGCGGCCGGATCTGGACTTTCATTTCGGAGTCATCGAGTCCGGGCAGGTCAATGCCTATGCCGCGCCCGGCGGCTACATATTCATTACCAGCGAGGCGCTGGCGCTGATGGAGGATGAAGCCGAACTGGCTGCTGTGCTGGCCCACGAGATCGCTCACGTGGATCGCCGCCATATTGTCGAGGCCCTGGGTATCCGGGCGCCGGAAAGTTCACCCATGGCCGGCCTGACGCGCTTCTTCGGAGGGGCCACGGAAGTGGCCCAGGTGTTCTTCTCCCAGGCCGTGGATCAGGTGCTGTCGGTGCTGTTCGAGGAAGGCCTTCGTCACGAGGACGAGTTCGAAGCGGATCGGGACGGGGTTCTGCTGGCCGCGCGTGCCGGTTATGATCCGGGAGGTCTGGGGCGCTTTCTTCAACGCCTGAGTGAATCAGCGGACAGACGTGCCGTGGACGAGGTGGCTGATACCCACCCGGCGACTTCCGAGCGGCTGAAGCGCCTGACGGCATTGCAGGACGAGGAGAATCTGAGTGCTATCGAGGGATATCGACGACAGGCCCGTTTCCAGCGGCATGTGCCGTAA